One segment of Massilia sp. Se16.2.3 DNA contains the following:
- a CDS encoding beta-ketoacyl-ACP synthase, translating into MNHRVVVTGMAGISPLGNDWATIRQRLGEYRNAIVHMHDWDDYDGLNTRLGAPAAPFELSDRYHRKATRSMGRVALLATRATELALKDAGLLDDPLVTSGRMGVSFGSSAGTTSAIGDFGRMIEERTTRGINATTYIKMMAHTAPVNIGVFFGLTGRVITTSSACTSGSQGIGYAYESIRSGRQVAMVAGGAEELCATEAAVFDTLFATSTRNDTPHTTPRPFDRERDGLVIGEGAGALIPEEREHALARGATIYAELVGFGTNSDGTHVTQPNAATMQVAMEMVPQDAGLAPADIGYVNAHGTATQQGDVAESQATSKVFGPRMPISSLKSYMGHTLGACGALEAWFCIEMMREGWFAPTINLIEVDPQCGELDYIRGEGRRLDCEYVMSNNFAFGGINTSLIFAKHR; encoded by the coding sequence ATGAACCACCGCGTCGTCGTCACCGGCATGGCCGGCATCAGCCCCCTCGGCAACGACTGGGCCACCATCCGCCAGCGCCTGGGCGAATACCGCAATGCCATCGTCCACATGCACGACTGGGACGATTACGATGGCCTGAACACGCGCCTGGGCGCACCGGCCGCGCCTTTCGAACTGTCGGACCGCTACCACCGCAAGGCCACGCGCAGCATGGGCCGCGTGGCCCTGCTGGCCACGCGCGCGACCGAGCTGGCACTGAAGGATGCCGGCCTGCTGGACGACCCCCTGGTCACCAGCGGGCGCATGGGCGTCTCCTTCGGCTCCTCGGCCGGCACCACCAGCGCGATCGGCGACTTCGGCCGCATGATCGAGGAACGTACCACGCGCGGCATCAATGCCACGACCTACATCAAGATGATGGCGCACACGGCGCCGGTGAACATCGGCGTCTTCTTCGGCCTCACCGGGCGCGTGATCACGACTTCGTCGGCCTGCACCTCGGGCAGCCAGGGCATCGGCTACGCATACGAGTCGATCCGGAGCGGCCGCCAGGTGGCGATGGTCGCGGGCGGCGCGGAAGAGCTGTGCGCCACCGAGGCCGCCGTGTTCGACACCCTGTTCGCCACCAGCACCCGCAACGACACGCCGCACACGACGCCGCGTCCCTTCGACCGCGAACGCGACGGCCTGGTGATCGGGGAGGGCGCCGGCGCCCTGATCCCGGAAGAGCGCGAGCATGCGCTGGCACGCGGCGCCACCATCTACGCGGAACTGGTGGGCTTCGGCACCAACAGCGACGGCACCCACGTGACCCAGCCGAACGCCGCCACCATGCAGGTGGCGATGGAGATGGTTCCGCAGGACGCCGGCCTTGCGCCCGCCGACATCGGCTACGTCAACGCCCACGGCACCGCCACCCAGCAGGGCGACGTCGCCGAGAGCCAGGCCACGTCGAAGGTGTTCGGCCCACGCATGCCCATCAGCTCCCTGAAGAGCTACATGGGCCACACCCTGGGCGCCTGCGGCGCGCTGGAAGCATGGTTCTGCATCGAGATGATGCGCGAGGGCTGGTTCGCCCCGACCATCAACCTGATTGAGGTCGACCCGCAATGCGGAGAACTGGACTACATCCGCGGCGAAGGACGGCGCCTGGACTGCGAATACGTCATGTCGAACAATTTTGCCTTTGGCGGGATCAATACCTCGCTGATTTTTGCGAAGCACCGCTAG
- the fabG gene encoding 3-oxoacyl-ACP reductase FabG, translated as MSSNDKSVLRSVLITGSSRGIGKAIALRLAREGYAVVVHCRSRREEADAVASQIAELGGSARVLQFDIGQREATAAALAADIEEHGCYYGVVCNAGVARDTAFPAMTGEEWDQVLGTNLDGFFNVLNPLVMPMVQRRKPGRIVTMASVSGLIGNRGQVNYSAAKAGIIGATKALALELAKRSITVNCVAPGLIETDMLDDVPMEEALKLVPLRRVGRPEEVAAAVSYLLSEDAGYVTRQVISVNGGLA; from the coding sequence ATGAGTAGTAATGACAAGAGCGTCCTGCGCAGTGTGCTGATTACCGGCTCGTCGCGCGGCATCGGCAAGGCGATCGCGCTGCGCCTGGCGCGCGAGGGCTATGCCGTCGTCGTGCATTGCCGCAGCCGCCGCGAGGAAGCCGACGCCGTCGCGTCGCAGATCGCGGAGCTTGGGGGCAGCGCGCGCGTGCTCCAGTTCGACATCGGCCAGCGCGAAGCCACGGCTGCCGCACTGGCTGCCGACATCGAGGAACATGGCTGCTACTACGGCGTGGTGTGTAACGCCGGCGTGGCGCGCGACACCGCCTTCCCGGCGATGACCGGCGAGGAGTGGGACCAGGTGCTGGGCACGAATCTCGACGGCTTCTTCAATGTACTAAACCCGCTCGTGATGCCGATGGTCCAGCGCCGCAAGCCCGGCCGCATCGTCACCATGGCCTCGGTGTCCGGCCTGATCGGCAACCGCGGCCAGGTCAACTACAGCGCCGCCAAGGCCGGCATCATCGGTGCCACCAAGGCGCTGGCGCTGGAACTGGCCAAGCGGAGCATCACCGTCAACTGCGTCGCCCCCGGCCTGATCGAAACCGACATGCTGGACGATGTGCCGATGGAGGAAGCCTTGAAGCTGGTGCCCCTGCGCCGGGTCGGCCGTCCCGAAGAAGTGGCCGCCGCCGTCAGTTATTTGCTGTCCGAGGATGCGGGCTATGTCACGCGCCAGGTCATTTCCGTGAATGGAGGTCTCGCATGA
- a CDS encoding 3-hydroxylacyl-ACP dehydratase, translating to MTLPDIKTLVPHSGAMSLLDKLLAADAETLDAQVGIRANSMFSDGAAVGAWVGVEYMAQAVAAHAGHAAKLRGEPVRVGFLLGTRRYTCAVPAFPVGTVLNIHVQRALQGENGLGAFDCRIIEAGEGRELASATITVFQPDNVEEFLQRSSE from the coding sequence GTGACCCTGCCGGACATCAAGACCCTGGTGCCGCACAGCGGCGCCATGTCGCTGCTCGACAAGCTGCTCGCTGCCGACGCCGAAACGCTCGACGCGCAAGTGGGCATCCGCGCCAATTCCATGTTCAGCGATGGCGCCGCGGTCGGCGCCTGGGTCGGCGTCGAATACATGGCGCAGGCGGTGGCGGCCCATGCAGGCCACGCGGCCAAACTGCGCGGCGAGCCGGTGCGGGTGGGCTTTTTGCTCGGTACCCGCCGCTACACCTGCGCGGTGCCGGCTTTCCCGGTCGGCACCGTACTGAATATCCACGTGCAGCGCGCGCTGCAGGGCGAAAACGGCCTGGGCGCGTTCGACTGCCGCATCATCGAAGCGGGCGAGGGGCGCGAGCTGGCCAGCGCCACCATCACCGTCTTCCAGCCCGATAACGTAGAAGAGTTTTTGCAACGGAGTTCCGAATGA